A part of Maridesulfovibrio hydrothermalis AM13 = DSM 14728 genomic DNA contains:
- a CDS encoding ABC transporter permease, giving the protein MFAFIVRRIVQAIIVMLIISCIGFAIKQSFGDPVREITGVSVSAEEREKIRDELGLNDPFLIQFGRFLQGAVKGDIGKSFFYKKSALEVILSKAPATLELVLCSAILIVLFSVPLGIYSAIRPKSIFSKFVMGGSTLGVSIPVFLTAIMMIYIFSVQLHWLPSYGRGETVNLGGWRTGFLTADGWLHLIMPSIALSSIMLPLFIRLIRSEMMEVLENDYIKYAWAKGLTPKRVWIVHAFKNTLLPVITVGGVQLGTMIAFTILTETVFQWQGMGFMFIEAVERGDAPLMVAYLVVVGFIFVIVNTVVDVIYGLVNPQVRITGRK; this is encoded by the coding sequence ATGTTTGCTTTTATTGTCCGAAGAATCGTGCAAGCGATTATAGTCATGCTGATTATCAGCTGTATCGGCTTTGCCATTAAGCAAAGCTTCGGTGACCCGGTCCGTGAGATTACCGGGGTATCCGTATCGGCAGAGGAACGTGAAAAAATAAGGGATGAACTGGGACTCAATGACCCGTTCCTGATTCAGTTCGGAAGATTCCTGCAAGGAGCCGTCAAGGGCGATATCGGAAAGTCCTTTTTCTACAAAAAGTCCGCCCTTGAAGTAATCTTAAGCAAAGCTCCTGCTACCCTAGAACTGGTTCTATGCTCTGCCATCCTCATTGTGCTTTTCTCCGTTCCGCTGGGAATATATTCAGCAATACGGCCAAAATCTATTTTTTCTAAATTTGTCATGGGCGGCTCTACTCTGGGTGTATCCATTCCGGTATTCCTTACCGCGATCATGATGATTTATATTTTTTCAGTGCAGTTGCACTGGCTGCCATCGTATGGACGCGGGGAAACCGTTAATCTGGGCGGCTGGAGAACAGGCTTTCTGACGGCTGACGGCTGGCTGCATCTCATTATGCCTTCTATTGCTCTATCTTCTATCATGCTCCCGCTCTTTATCCGCCTTATCCGCTCCGAAATGATGGAAGTCCTTGAAAACGATTACATTAAATATGCATGGGCAAAAGGCCTGACTCCAAAAAGAGTCTGGATTGTCCACGCTTTTAAAAACACCCTGCTCCCGGTTATCACCGTCGGCGGAGTGCAGCTGGGAACCATGATCGCGTTTACCATCCTCACTGAAACAGTGTTCCAGTGGCAGGGTATGGGCTTCATGTTTATTGAAGCAGTTGAACGCGGAGACGCACCGCTTATGGTCGCCTATCTGGTTGTAGTCGGATTCATATTTGTTATTGTTAACACGGTGGTTGATGTCATCTACGGACTCGTCAACCCGCAGGTCAGAATAACGGGGCGAAAATAA
- a CDS encoding ABC transporter substrate-binding protein encodes MKRSLLFLALVVILTLGLAGCSAEKKEEASAKKETAEKAAPAAETSGKTLKLAMDADPVSLDPHVQLSGGMLQYSHMVFDPLVRWAKDGSFEPRLAESWERIDDKTLRFHLRKGVTFHSGNPFTAKDVVWTIERLKTSIDYKGLFEPFATPKVVDENTVDIITKEPYGLLLNMATYIFPMDSKFYTGKDEKGLDKAAIVKTDYSFANANESGTGKYMVKEREQGVRTVFKAFPAYWDKSGNVDTIILTPIKNDATRVAALLSGDVDFIMPVPPQDLKRIKSTEGLQLVTMSGSRIITFQLNQTRLKAFQNPKVRQAIVYATDNTGIVSQVMKGFATVACQQGPEGFAGYNAELKPRYDLAKAKQLMKEAGYEKGFECTMIAPNNRYVNDEKIAEAFVSMLGKIGIKVSLKTMPKAQYWDQFDLKAADIQMIGWHPDTEDSANYTEFLLMCINKETGYGQYNSGTYCNPEVDALIIQSQTETDLAKRNAMLQKVEKLLYDDAAFVPLHWQNLSWASKNNMNTETIVNVQNFPYFGDLVIK; translated from the coding sequence ATGAAACGTTCATTACTGTTTCTTGCGCTTGTAGTTATTCTGACTCTCGGCCTTGCCGGATGCAGCGCAGAAAAAAAAGAAGAGGCTTCTGCCAAAAAGGAAACCGCAGAAAAAGCAGCTCCAGCTGCCGAAACAAGCGGGAAAACCCTGAAACTGGCTATGGATGCCGACCCTGTATCTCTTGACCCTCATGTACAGCTTTCCGGTGGTATGCTTCAGTACTCCCACATGGTTTTCGACCCTCTCGTTCGCTGGGCTAAAGACGGTTCTTTCGAACCCCGTCTTGCTGAGTCATGGGAACGCATTGACGACAAGACCCTGCGCTTTCATCTCCGTAAAGGCGTAACTTTCCATAGCGGTAACCCCTTCACTGCTAAAGATGTTGTCTGGACTATCGAACGTCTGAAAACAAGTATTGACTACAAAGGACTTTTCGAACCTTTCGCAACACCTAAAGTTGTTGATGAAAACACCGTTGATATCATCACCAAAGAGCCTTACGGCCTGCTCCTCAACATGGCCACCTACATTTTTCCTATGGATAGCAAGTTCTACACCGGTAAGGATGAAAAAGGCCTCGATAAAGCTGCTATCGTCAAGACCGACTACTCCTTTGCTAACGCAAATGAGTCCGGAACCGGTAAATACATGGTTAAAGAGCGTGAACAGGGTGTTCGCACCGTATTCAAAGCTTTTCCTGCATACTGGGATAAATCCGGTAACGTTGATACCATCATCCTGACTCCTATTAAGAATGACGCTACCCGTGTTGCAGCACTGCTTTCCGGTGATGTTGACTTCATCATGCCTGTTCCCCCGCAGGATCTTAAGCGTATCAAATCCACTGAAGGTCTGCAGCTGGTCACCATGTCCGGCTCACGTATTATCACCTTCCAGCTGAACCAGACTCGTCTGAAAGCTTTCCAGAACCCTAAAGTCCGTCAGGCTATTGTCTACGCTACCGATAACACCGGTATTGTCAGTCAGGTTATGAAAGGATTTGCAACTGTTGCATGCCAGCAGGGGCCTGAAGGTTTTGCAGGTTACAACGCTGAGTTGAAACCTCGTTATGACCTCGCAAAAGCAAAGCAGCTCATGAAAGAAGCCGGTTACGAAAAAGGTTTCGAGTGCACCATGATTGCACCTAACAACCGCTACGTTAATGATGAAAAGATCGCTGAAGCATTCGTATCTATGCTCGGTAAGATCGGCATCAAAGTCAGCCTCAAAACCATGCCTAAAGCTCAGTACTGGGATCAGTTCGACCTCAAGGCTGCTGACATCCAGATGATCGGCTGGCATCCTGACACCGAAGACAGTGCCAACTACACTGAATTCCTGCTTATGTGCATTAACAAGGAAACCGGTTACGGCCAGTACAACAGCGGAACCTACTGCAACCCGGAAGTTGACGCTCTGATTATCCAGTCCCAGACTGAAACCGACCTTGCAAAGCGTAATGCAATGCTCCAGAAAGTTGAAAAACTCCTCTATGATGACGCAGCATTCGTACCTCTGCACTGGCAGAACCTGTCTTGGGCTTCCAAGAATAACATGAATACCGAAACAATTGTAAACGTGCAGAACTTCCCTTACTTCGGCGACCTCGTCATCAAGTAA
- a CDS encoding TIGR03960 family B12-binding radical SAM protein codes for MKKLLPLLPRPTRYLGSEWGTVHKDLSSVKAHIAIGFPDLYEIGMSYLGQKILYEIVNKHPDFYAERAYVPCEETAEIMREHGEVLATLESDTPLKDIDALGISLTHELCYTNVLYMLDLAGIPFKSADRNDSCPLVIAGGGACFNIEPMADFFDVVMLGDGEESIIKVMEVIADCKEKGLGRKERLEALSELPGIYIPEFFDPDNPGDFVVEKAVVDDLNPIPFPKGQVLPYGKAVHDRLTMEIARGCTRGCRFCQAGIIYRPVRERTPETLDETLRQGLDETGYEETSFLSLSTGDYSALDALFAKSFDHCAAEQISISLPSLRVGSLSDPIMERIATIRRTGATLAPEAGSQRMRDVINKGITEEALLAHSLMLFNNGWQNIKLYFMIGLPTETFEDLDAIVDLCVKVRDVAGRHIKKLNITAAVSPFVPKPHSPFQWERQISLDEIYERLDYLRERFNSQKRINLKSHIPRMTFLEGIFSRGDRRLGPVVQKAYERGALFSSWKDHLKLEPYLEAMEEEGLVAEDFLAERAEEDRLPWDHLSCGVSKKFLLTERKRGFAEKLTGDCRYEECRNCGVCGHGGRKSLLKKQAAEKDIQPKMVFKTRDQAGDVPPFVQKEKTDLGIKGCNFRLWYTKTGTTAYLSQLDLQPVIERAMRRAKLPLTFSQGFHPMPKISFGRALPVGVESMCEWMNVMLRTKVSAHELLERLNEQMPRGMRIVAADPLTLSKKQPQPSVEDFTLTFTSSAEDAAEKIARLRELAESDEYIVEHTTKQKVKQKNIRPTLTSFEEIDDRTVKMTFDWTDLYMSPVKMIAAICPGTTLLDYSLLKTGQRFK; via the coding sequence TTGAAAAAGCTGCTCCCCCTTTTACCTCGCCCCACCCGCTACCTCGGGTCGGAATGGGGTACTGTTCATAAGGACTTGTCATCCGTAAAGGCTCATATCGCCATAGGGTTCCCCGACCTTTACGAGATCGGAATGTCTTACCTCGGGCAAAAAATTCTTTATGAAATCGTCAACAAACATCCAGATTTCTACGCAGAAAGGGCCTATGTTCCCTGCGAAGAAACTGCCGAAATCATGCGCGAGCACGGTGAGGTTCTGGCAACTCTGGAAAGTGACACCCCCCTTAAGGATATTGACGCACTCGGTATCAGCCTGACCCATGAGTTATGTTATACCAACGTGCTCTACATGCTTGATCTGGCAGGAATTCCTTTCAAATCAGCAGACCGGAATGATTCCTGTCCACTGGTAATTGCCGGAGGCGGAGCCTGTTTCAACATTGAACCCATGGCTGACTTTTTCGATGTAGTCATGCTCGGCGACGGCGAAGAATCTATCATAAAAGTGATGGAAGTTATTGCTGACTGCAAAGAAAAAGGACTGGGGAGAAAAGAAAGACTTGAAGCACTGTCTGAACTTCCCGGAATTTACATTCCCGAATTTTTCGATCCCGACAATCCGGGCGATTTCGTTGTGGAAAAAGCGGTTGTAGATGATCTGAACCCAATTCCGTTTCCCAAAGGACAGGTTCTGCCTTACGGCAAGGCTGTACACGACAGGCTGACCATGGAAATAGCCCGTGGCTGCACCCGCGGATGCCGTTTCTGTCAGGCCGGAATAATCTATCGTCCGGTTCGTGAACGCACTCCGGAAACGCTTGATGAGACTCTCAGGCAGGGACTTGATGAAACCGGATATGAAGAGACTTCATTCCTTTCACTCAGCACAGGAGATTATTCCGCTCTGGATGCACTTTTCGCCAAAAGCTTCGATCACTGCGCAGCGGAACAGATATCTATTTCACTGCCGTCCCTTCGCGTAGGTTCTCTTTCCGACCCCATCATGGAACGTATCGCCACCATCCGCCGCACCGGAGCCACCCTTGCGCCCGAGGCCGGAAGTCAGCGTATGCGTGATGTTATCAATAAAGGGATCACCGAAGAAGCCCTGCTCGCTCATTCACTTATGCTTTTCAATAACGGCTGGCAGAATATAAAACTATATTTCATGATCGGACTGCCCACCGAAACATTTGAAGATCTTGATGCAATAGTCGACCTCTGTGTTAAAGTACGTGACGTTGCAGGCAGGCACATCAAAAAACTTAATATTACTGCTGCGGTTTCCCCTTTCGTGCCTAAGCCCCACAGTCCCTTTCAGTGGGAACGCCAGATTTCACTTGATGAAATATACGAACGCCTTGACTACCTGCGCGAAAGATTCAACAGCCAGAAACGAATCAACCTCAAATCTCATATTCCGCGCATGACTTTCCTTGAAGGAATCTTCTCGCGCGGTGACCGCAGACTAGGCCCTGTAGTCCAGAAGGCTTACGAACGCGGAGCACTTTTTTCAAGCTGGAAAGATCATCTTAAGCTTGAGCCGTACCTTGAAGCAATGGAAGAGGAAGGACTTGTTGCCGAAGATTTTCTTGCTGAAAGAGCTGAAGAAGACAGACTTCCGTGGGACCACCTGTCTTGCGGAGTAAGCAAAAAATTCCTGCTCACTGAACGCAAACGCGGTTTTGCCGAAAAACTTACCGGCGACTGTCGCTACGAAGAGTGCCGCAATTGCGGTGTATGCGGACATGGCGGACGCAAGTCGCTGCTGAAAAAACAGGCTGCGGAAAAAGATATCCAGCCCAAAATGGTTTTCAAGACCCGCGATCAGGCCGGAGACGTTCCTCCTTTTGTGCAGAAAGAAAAAACGGATCTAGGCATCAAAGGTTGTAATTTCAGACTATGGTACACCAAAACCGGAACCACAGCCTATCTCAGCCAGCTTGACCTGCAACCGGTAATTGAGCGGGCAATGCGCAGAGCAAAATTGCCGCTGACCTTCTCTCAGGGATTCCATCCCATGCCGAAGATATCCTTCGGGCGGGCACTTCCGGTCGGTGTGGAAAGCATGTGCGAATGGATGAATGTAATGCTGCGCACAAAGGTATCTGCACACGAACTTCTGGAGAGACTCAATGAACAAATGCCAAGAGGCATGCGCATTGTTGCCGCCGATCCTCTGACTCTGTCCAAGAAGCAGCCGCAACCTTCTGTTGAAGACTTCACCCTGACCTTCACCAGCAGTGCTGAAGATGCAGCTGAAAAAATTGCCAGACTCCGTGAGCTTGCCGAATCCGACGAATACATTGTCGAACACACCACTAAGCAAAAAGTGAAGCAAAAAAATATCCGCCCCACTCTGACCAGTTTCGAAGAAATAGATGACCGTACAGTGAAAATGACCTTCGACTGGACAGACCTGTATATGAGTCCGGTAAAAATGATCGCAGCAATCTGCCCCGGTACGACACTGCTTGACTACTCACTCCTGAAAACAGGCCAGCGATTTAAATAG
- a CDS encoding L-lactate MFS transporter — translation MSEKRIMNRWLAVLGAVLMQLALGAIYAWSVFTPSLIEAGWTKVQTQAVFSIGLVTFALSMVWAGKKLTKWGPGKLSFLSAIVLGAGYALAGTTGGTSFPALCLFIGVIGGAGIGLGYVVPIAVGMRWFPDKKGFITGLAVAGFGFGAMAWVKLAGAWGNLIGTFGLSTTFSIYGLLFCLMIAIGGIWMRFPPEGWTPEGYHPETNAAAANEAAEENFSFSEMLRTPQFYLIFATFTFSAAAGLMSIGLMKLYPMEALQAAGHSTAEASAIAGTAMAVFFSLSNGLGRIIWGTASDKLGRKLSILLMAAIQGVTLLAFTVMAGNELLLYVGASIIGFNFGGNFALFPTITADTFGTKNVGQNYPYVFLAYGVGGIFGPMLGGMLGDINNFPLAFTTCGACCLIGAAAISLVKKPGRNVNTTPEFARR, via the coding sequence ATGAGTGAAAAACGTATAATGAATAGATGGCTTGCAGTCTTAGGAGCCGTACTTATGCAACTTGCTCTCGGCGCAATCTATGCATGGTCGGTATTCACCCCTTCCCTGATTGAAGCAGGATGGACCAAAGTCCAGACTCAGGCAGTATTTTCAATCGGGCTTGTAACCTTTGCGCTGTCCATGGTCTGGGCAGGTAAAAAACTCACCAAATGGGGACCGGGTAAACTATCCTTTTTAAGCGCAATCGTTCTCGGGGCAGGATACGCTCTGGCAGGTACTACAGGCGGAACCAGTTTTCCTGCACTCTGCCTTTTCATCGGAGTTATCGGCGGTGCAGGCATCGGGCTGGGCTATGTTGTTCCCATCGCCGTCGGTATGCGCTGGTTTCCTGATAAAAAAGGATTTATTACCGGACTGGCTGTAGCAGGCTTCGGATTCGGAGCAATGGCCTGGGTCAAACTTGCAGGAGCATGGGGTAATCTCATCGGTACATTCGGCCTTTCCACAACATTTTCAATCTACGGACTGCTCTTCTGTCTAATGATTGCCATTGGCGGTATCTGGATGAGATTCCCGCCCGAAGGCTGGACACCGGAAGGCTATCACCCCGAAACAAACGCCGCTGCTGCAAATGAAGCAGCTGAAGAAAATTTCAGCTTTTCCGAAATGCTCAGAACTCCGCAATTCTACCTGATTTTTGCAACTTTCACTTTTAGTGCCGCAGCAGGTCTTATGTCCATAGGACTCATGAAACTTTATCCCATGGAGGCATTACAGGCGGCAGGACACAGCACGGCTGAAGCAAGTGCCATAGCAGGTACTGCCATGGCTGTTTTTTTCAGCCTGTCCAACGGACTCGGCAGAATCATCTGGGGAACAGCCAGTGACAAGCTCGGCCGTAAACTGTCTATCCTGCTCATGGCCGCTATTCAAGGTGTAACCCTGCTGGCATTCACGGTTATGGCCGGCAATGAACTCCTGCTCTATGTGGGCGCAAGTATTATCGGTTTCAACTTCGGCGGTAACTTCGCCCTTTTCCCGACCATAACGGCCGATACTTTCGGGACAAAAAATGTAGGGCAGAACTATCCTTACGTTTTTCTGGCTTACGGTGTAGGCGGAATTTTCGGCCCCATGCTTGGCGGGATGCTCGGTGATATAAACAATTTCCCTCTGGCATTTACCACCTGCGGAGCATGTTGTCTCATCGGCGCGGCAGCAATCTCTCTGGTCAAAAAACCCGGCAGAAATGTTAATACTACCCCAGAATTCGCCAGAAGATAA
- the acs gene encoding acetate--CoA ligase, whose product MTEENKIESLSTENRLFNPPTNVPGACIKSLEEYKAIYDRSINDMEGFWAERAEELLTWDKKWDNVLDYDFDKPEISWFEGGKLNASANCLDRHIKNGRRNKAALIWQGEEDHEVKVYTYDMLHREVCRFANVLKKLGVKKGDRVTIYLPMIPELAIAMLACTRIGAPHSIIFAGFSSNSLRDRINDCEAKIHITGDGVLRGGRSIPLKPNSDEALKECPTVEQCIVVPRANNEIEMVEGRDRLWGELMSDPEISDDCPYELMDSEDPLFILYTSGSTGKPKGVFHTTGGYMTYAAHTCQWVFDLKDDDVHWCTADIGWVTGHSYIVYGPLALGATSIMFESVPTYPDPARFWQVCEKFRVNIFYTAPTAIRALMREGDQWTKKYDLSSLRILGTVGEPINPEAWMWYHENIGAEKLPIVDTWWQTETGGHVLSPLPYATPLKPGSATLPLPGIDASIVDRHGKEVGPNEGGFLVINKPWPGMLRGVWGAPERFKKQYFEGFPGTYESGDGARKDADGYFWIMGRVDDVINVSGHRLGTAEIESALVSHHAVSEAAVVGMPHEVKGQSIYAYVTLKAEFDEDDDLIKELRMHVRKEIGPLASPEVIQFAPSLPKTRSGKIMRRILRKIVEGDTSNLGDTSTLADPSVVTDLIEGYEEIMNP is encoded by the coding sequence ATGACTGAAGAAAACAAAATTGAAAGTCTTTCCACAGAAAACAGACTCTTTAATCCTCCTACAAATGTACCCGGCGCGTGCATCAAAAGTTTGGAAGAATATAAAGCCATCTACGACCGCTCCATTAACGACATGGAAGGTTTCTGGGCCGAACGTGCTGAGGAACTTCTCACTTGGGATAAAAAATGGGACAATGTCCTTGATTACGATTTCGACAAACCTGAAATCAGCTGGTTCGAGGGCGGCAAACTTAACGCTTCCGCCAACTGCCTTGACCGCCACATCAAAAACGGCCGCCGCAACAAGGCTGCACTGATCTGGCAGGGCGAAGAAGATCACGAAGTAAAGGTATACACCTACGACATGCTTCACCGCGAAGTATGCCGCTTTGCAAATGTTCTCAAAAAACTCGGTGTCAAAAAAGGCGACCGTGTTACTATTTATCTGCCCATGATTCCGGAACTGGCAATCGCCATGCTGGCATGTACCCGCATCGGCGCGCCCCACTCCATCATTTTTGCAGGTTTCAGCTCCAACAGTCTGCGTGACCGTATCAATGACTGCGAAGCAAAAATTCACATCACAGGTGACGGAGTTCTGCGAGGCGGAAGATCCATCCCCCTTAAACCGAACTCCGACGAAGCCCTCAAAGAGTGCCCCACAGTTGAACAATGCATTGTTGTTCCCAGAGCAAATAATGAAATTGAAATGGTCGAAGGCCGTGACAGACTCTGGGGCGAGCTTATGTCCGATCCCGAGATCTCCGATGACTGCCCATACGAACTGATGGATTCTGAAGATCCCCTCTTCATCCTCTATACATCCGGCAGCACCGGCAAACCCAAAGGCGTGTTTCACACAACAGGCGGCTACATGACCTACGCCGCTCACACCTGTCAGTGGGTTTTCGACCTTAAAGATGATGATGTTCACTGGTGCACAGCCGATATCGGCTGGGTTACCGGACATTCATACATCGTTTACGGACCGCTCGCTCTCGGTGCGACCAGCATCATGTTTGAATCAGTACCGACCTATCCAGATCCTGCAAGATTCTGGCAGGTCTGCGAAAAATTCAGAGTGAATATTTTCTACACCGCCCCCACAGCCATCCGCGCTCTCATGCGTGAAGGTGACCAGTGGACTAAAAAGTATGACCTCTCCAGCCTGCGTATTCTCGGAACAGTTGGGGAACCTATCAACCCCGAAGCGTGGATGTGGTATCATGAAAATATCGGCGCGGAAAAGCTCCCCATTGTTGATACATGGTGGCAGACTGAAACAGGCGGACATGTCCTTTCTCCGCTGCCTTACGCAACTCCGCTGAAACCCGGCTCCGCAACCCTTCCGCTGCCCGGTATCGACGCATCAATTGTTGACCGTCACGGTAAAGAAGTCGGCCCGAACGAAGGCGGATTTCTTGTTATCAACAAACCTTGGCCCGGAATGCTTCGCGGCGTATGGGGTGCTCCTGAAAGATTTAAAAAGCAGTACTTTGAAGGTTTTCCCGGAACATACGAATCAGGTGACGGTGCACGCAAAGACGCAGACGGCTATTTCTGGATCATGGGCCGCGTAGATGACGTTATCAACGTATCAGGCCACAGACTCGGAACTGCTGAAATTGAATCTGCACTGGTTTCTCATCACGCAGTATCTGAAGCAGCTGTTGTCGGCATGCCGCACGAAGTAAAAGGCCAGTCCATCTACGCCTATGTGACTCTCAAAGCTGAGTTTGACGAAGATGATGATCTCATCAAAGAACTGCGCATGCACGTTCGTAAAGAGATCGGACCTTTGGCTTCTCCGGAAGTTATTCAGTTCGCCCCGTCTCTGCCTAAAACCAGAAGTGGAAAGATCATGCGCAGAATCCTGCGCAAGATAGTTGAAGGCGATACTTCAAACCTCGGTGACACCTCGACACTTGCTGATCCTTCAGTAGTGACCGACCTCATCGAAGGTTACGAAGAGATTATGAATCCTTAA
- a CDS encoding glycosyltransferase family 9 protein has product MKALVINLTRFGDLLQTQPVISALAQQSYETAMMCLENFAGTTRLMRDVAATFPLPGAPFLASLDRDWRESVNAFESYCTEIEDKFDPDLIINLTPSVPARLIALRLAEGREVRGFAMDEFGFNADTSPWAGFLQVASSNRGSSPFNVVDLFSKVAGFDRPAPFHLAEAPPERTVAALELFENFPPETKGFVGFQPGASEERRRWPVAHFRELGMMLWNKLRRVPVLLGTEGEQELGQRILDGAGFPYINLMGKTSLPELMAVLHRLDLLITNDTGTMHLAAGAGTPVAAVFLATAQPWDTGPAAENSLCLEPDVDCHPCPFGAECPSENMCRHQVGAAAVFEAVSSYINEGRWPRLEKRGVRSYLTVRDGQGFMTLTSLSGHEHTDRYKWIMLQRDFYRRFLDGEEFSGLLAGKILFSDDFRARLVKSLSESRDVLFLLSKQAVILQADPIEAMKVKFLANFQKIQDILSSCPELSVLSSLWDFEARSHDSMQGLVSQLNRYMGLISAILESVE; this is encoded by the coding sequence ATGAAAGCGTTAGTTATAAATCTTACCCGCTTCGGTGATTTGCTCCAGACTCAGCCCGTTATTTCCGCCCTTGCGCAGCAAAGTTATGAGACCGCGATGATGTGCCTTGAAAACTTTGCCGGAACAACCCGTTTGATGCGTGATGTAGCTGCAACATTTCCCCTTCCCGGAGCACCCTTTCTGGCTTCTCTGGATCGTGACTGGCGCGAATCTGTGAATGCTTTTGAGTCATATTGCACTGAAATTGAAGATAAATTTGATCCTGATCTGATCATTAATCTGACTCCATCGGTCCCTGCGCGGCTTATTGCACTGCGGCTGGCCGAAGGACGCGAGGTGCGCGGCTTTGCTATGGACGAGTTCGGCTTTAATGCTGATACTTCACCGTGGGCCGGATTTTTACAAGTGGCTTCGTCCAATAGAGGGTCCAGCCCGTTTAATGTGGTCGACCTGTTCAGTAAAGTTGCTGGTTTTGATAGACCAGCTCCGTTTCATCTTGCTGAGGCCCCGCCGGAAAGGACTGTTGCCGCGCTTGAATTATTTGAAAATTTTCCTCCTGAAACTAAAGGTTTTGTTGGTTTCCAGCCCGGAGCCAGTGAAGAACGCCGCCGTTGGCCTGTGGCTCATTTCAGAGAACTGGGTATGATGCTTTGGAATAAATTGCGCAGAGTTCCGGTTTTGCTGGGCACTGAAGGTGAGCAGGAATTGGGACAGAGAATTTTAGATGGAGCCGGTTTTCCCTATATTAATCTAATGGGGAAAACTTCACTTCCTGAGCTTATGGCGGTGCTGCACAGGCTTGATCTGCTGATTACCAATGATACAGGCACAATGCACCTTGCCGCCGGAGCGGGAACTCCTGTTGCGGCTGTTTTTCTTGCCACCGCCCAGCCCTGGGATACCGGCCCTGCTGCTGAAAATTCTCTTTGCCTTGAGCCTGATGTGGATTGCCATCCCTGTCCTTTCGGAGCTGAATGCCCCAGTGAAAATATGTGCCGCCATCAGGTGGGGGCGGCGGCAGTGTTTGAGGCTGTTTCCTCTTATATTAATGAAGGCAGGTGGCCCCGGCTTGAAAAAAGGGGCGTGCGGAGCTATCTGACCGTGCGTGACGGGCAGGGGTTCATGACTCTGACATCTCTTTCCGGACATGAGCATACTGACCGTTATAAGTGGATCATGCTGCAACGTGATTTTTACCGTCGCTTTCTTGACGGGGAAGAGTTTTCCGGCCTTCTGGCTGGTAAGATTTTATTTTCGGATGATTTTCGGGCGCGGCTTGTCAAGTCCTTGTCAGAGAGTAGAGATGTACTCTTTCTGCTCAGTAAACAAGCCGTTATACTGCAAGCCGATCCCATCGAAGCTATGAAGGTTAAATTTTTAGCTAACTTTCAGAAAATACAAGATATTTTATCATCCTGTCCCGAACTTTCAGTGCTCTCGTCCTTATGGGATTTTGAGGCCAGATCCCATGATTCCATGCAGGGCCTTGTTTCCCAGTTAAACCGCTATATGGGGTTGATTTCTGCTATCTTAGAATCTGTTGAATAG